A window from Aquabacterium sp. NJ1 encodes these proteins:
- a CDS encoding GGDEF domain-containing protein, translating to MSRQAAPLAFEFDWRRLLAWRPPALRFDPIDEAHFQHAGAAARVMHFASSGVLALFIYNLFLLADQVMIPDVFGMALQVRLFMFTPFALLLLLLGWRFRPFLLLLPASLLEGIVALTGSVAALSLGWLLSQSKSDFAGMYTAGLVPIIIYGNLVQRFRFRFALASSLSVIGVALVCVWLRFGQGHAYDVFDIPLALLVVLIAAYTLIMNYRFELEERRRFQWSVRAQTLHQKLAESQAQLDALSRLDPLTGVPNRRHFDQYVDQCWAAALGSGQTLALLLIDVDHFKAFNDRYGHPAGDQCLKHVAQVLQQQVPSASGCVARWGGEEFIVVMPDTDAAHAMKAAQGLCEAVAGLGLRHEASATAPHVTISVGVAVTRPSLAHASIDSLVAAADAALYRAKEAGRHRAMAALSPVSG from the coding sequence ATGAGCCGACAAGCCGCCCCACTGGCTTTTGAGTTTGACTGGCGCCGCCTGTTGGCCTGGCGCCCGCCAGCCTTGCGCTTCGACCCCATTGACGAGGCGCACTTCCAGCATGCGGGCGCGGCGGCCAGGGTGATGCACTTTGCCAGCAGCGGCGTGCTGGCGCTGTTCATCTACAACCTGTTCCTGCTGGCTGATCAGGTCATGATCCCGGACGTGTTCGGCATGGCACTGCAAGTCAGGTTGTTCATGTTCACGCCCTTTGCCTTGCTGCTGTTGCTGCTGGGCTGGCGGTTCAGGCCATTCCTGTTGCTGCTGCCGGCCAGCCTGCTGGAGGGTATCGTGGCCTTGACCGGGAGCGTGGCGGCCTTGAGCCTGGGCTGGCTGTTGAGCCAGTCGAAAAGCGACTTCGCAGGCATGTACACCGCGGGGCTGGTGCCCATCATCATCTACGGCAACCTGGTCCAGCGCTTCCGGTTTCGCTTTGCCCTGGCGTCTTCCTTGAGTGTCATCGGGGTGGCGCTGGTGTGCGTCTGGCTGCGCTTCGGCCAGGGCCATGCTTATGACGTGTTCGACATCCCGCTGGCCTTGCTCGTGGTGTTGATCGCGGCCTACACCTTGATCATGAATTACCGCTTCGAGCTGGAAGAGCGTCGCCGCTTCCAGTGGTCGGTGCGGGCCCAGACCTTGCACCAGAAGCTGGCCGAATCGCAGGCTCAGCTGGATGCGCTGTCCCGGCTCGATCCGCTGACAGGGGTGCCCAACCGCCGCCATTTTGATCAGTATGTGGACCAATGCTGGGCGGCCGCCCTAGGCTCGGGCCAAACCTTGGCCCTGCTGTTGATCGACGTGGACCACTTCAAGGCTTTCAATGACCGTTATGGCCATCCTGCGGGCGACCAGTGCCTCAAGCATGTCGCCCAGGTGCTGCAGCAGCAAGTGCCATCAGCCAGTGGCTGCGTGGCGCGTTGGGGTGGTGAAGAATTCATCGTGGTCATGCCCGACACCGATGCGGCGCACGCCATGAAGGCAGCCCAAGGCCTGTGTGAAGCGGTGGCCGGCCTGGGCTTGCGGCATGAGGCGTCCGCCACGGCGCCGCATGTCACCATCAGCGTGGGCGTGGCGGTGACGCGGCCCTCACTGGCCCATGCTTCGATCGACAGCCTCGTGGCAGCGGCGGATGCGGCGCTTTACCGCGCCAAGGAAGCAGGGCGCCATCGCGCCATGGCCGCGCTCAGTCCAGTGTCTGGCTGA
- a CDS encoding FAD-binding dehydrogenase, which yields MPSSSTTAHTLVIGAGLAGLTTALDLLDKGHRVALIDRDEAAHLGGLGLHAFGGMALVDTPLQRLNRIHDSAEIALTDWLAFAEFGPQDIWPRRWAEHYIQRCVPEVYEWLRQFGIRFIPAVQWVERGWMTRGNTLPRYHVLWGTSRHMVLTLLTALRQHPHRDRLSIHAQHRVDGLLSSPSGTKAITGCHGVNLANERPFELHANAVVVATGGITGDLDRVRQHWPVDWGQAPRTLLNGSHPHADGRMHDAISALGGAVTHLDQMWNYAAGVRHPRPHFPGHGLSLIPAKSGLWLDPDGRRIGPVPFVTGFDTHEMVAQIARAQWPWTWQVLNRHIAEKELAASGAEHNQHIRDRRPLALLLQMLRGNRELVDELLTQCPDFVQAGNLTDLARRMNQVTGDGRISASTLQQQIQPFDDQIRRGPRLHNDDQLRRIEHMRRWPGDRFRTCRYQPILDPSAGPLIAIRCQLLTRKSTGGIQTDLQSRVLDTQGQAIEGLYAVGEAAGFGGGGSNGRKSLEGTFLSGCILTAHAAARHILGQA from the coding sequence GTGCCCTCTTCCTCCACCACTGCTCACACCCTGGTCATCGGCGCCGGGCTGGCTGGGCTGACCACCGCTCTGGACTTGCTGGACAAGGGCCACCGCGTGGCCCTGATCGACCGTGATGAGGCCGCGCACCTGGGTGGCCTGGGCCTGCATGCCTTTGGTGGCATGGCCCTGGTCGACACGCCGCTGCAACGCCTCAACCGCATCCACGACAGCGCCGAGATCGCCCTGACCGACTGGCTGGCCTTCGCCGAGTTCGGCCCGCAGGACATCTGGCCTCGCCGCTGGGCCGAGCATTACATCCAGCGCTGCGTGCCCGAGGTGTATGAATGGCTCAGGCAATTTGGCATCCGCTTCATCCCCGCGGTGCAATGGGTCGAGCGCGGCTGGATGACGCGCGGCAACACCCTGCCCCGCTACCACGTGCTCTGGGGCACCTCGCGCCACATGGTGCTCACCTTGCTGACTGCGTTGCGGCAACACCCCCACCGTGACCGGCTCAGCATCCACGCGCAACACCGTGTGGATGGGCTGCTCAGCAGCCCATCGGGCACCAAGGCCATCACGGGCTGCCATGGTGTGAACCTGGCCAACGAACGGCCCTTCGAGCTGCACGCCAACGCGGTGGTCGTGGCCACCGGGGGCATCACGGGCGACCTGGATCGGGTGCGCCAGCATTGGCCTGTGGACTGGGGCCAGGCGCCACGCACCCTGCTCAATGGCTCGCACCCGCATGCCGATGGTCGCATGCACGACGCCATCTCGGCGCTGGGCGGTGCCGTCACCCATCTGGACCAGATGTGGAACTACGCCGCCGGCGTTCGCCACCCCCGCCCGCACTTCCCCGGCCACGGCCTGAGCCTGATCCCCGCCAAATCAGGCCTGTGGCTGGACCCGGACGGCCGCCGCATCGGCCCCGTGCCCTTTGTGACGGGCTTTGACACGCACGAGATGGTGGCCCAGATCGCGCGCGCCCAATGGCCCTGGACCTGGCAGGTGCTCAACCGCCACATTGCCGAGAAGGAGCTGGCCGCATCCGGTGCCGAACACAACCAGCACATCCGCGACCGGCGGCCGCTGGCCTTGTTGCTGCAGATGCTGCGCGGCAACCGCGAACTGGTTGATGAACTGCTGACGCAATGCCCGGATTTCGTGCAAGCGGGCAACCTCACCGACCTGGCTCGCCGCATGAACCAGGTCACGGGTGATGGCCGCATCAGCGCCAGCACCTTGCAACAACAGATCCAGCCCTTCGACGACCAGATCCGCCGCGGCCCGCGCCTGCACAACGACGACCAGCTGCGCCGCATCGAACACATGCGCCGCTGGCCGGGTGACCGCTTCCGCACCTGCCGCTATCAGCCTATCCTTGACCCGTCTGCAGGCCCCCTGATCGCCATCCGCTGCCAGTTGCTGACCCGCAAGTCCACCGGCGGCATCCAGACCGATCTGCAAAGCCGCGTGCTGGACACGCAAGGCCAGGCCATCGAAGGCCTGTATGCGGTGGGTGAGGCGGCAGGCTTTGGCGGCGGTGGATCCAACGGCCGCAAGTCGCTGGAAGGCACCTTCCTGTCCGGCTGCATCCTCACCGCCCATGCCGCCGCACGCCACATCCTGGGCCAGGCCTGA
- a CDS encoding diguanylate cyclase, with the protein MLLTHLRRRLPKLMRPLVRALALLALLMLPWRLMAAEALAQPLPVSASQSETPLGTHTQVLEDPHGQWTPATLPQANAAWQPRATPSLNFGFSKSVWWTRVTLHNGSSQPVERVLDLGSSLVDEVDVLVLGPDGRERQHMASGDRRPFSSRGEPVRTIATRLTLPPGETLTVLMRLAAHDGLHEIITPTLWTPAAFAEHNQTETLFFGLYYGVLGTMLLYNLFLFISTRQSTFGFYVAYIGSFLAWGLIFRGYAFQYWWPDAPDFNNQVLPVIVSMVYLTLGLFLMRYMDTRHSVSPRLHRIVATCTAANGLGILPAFMGLYALAFVINTVLGLALIISLIVTGHVLVYQGSRPARYFAAAFVLLAVAALIYYLRVLGLVPANALTDNIVQVGSAAEALILAFGLADQTNRLKTEKLQAEREALAAQTALNTQLESLVSSRTQELEAANQRLASLSVTDELTGAHNRRQFNKDLAAAVALHSRHHTPLALCLLDVDHFKLYNDRYGHPAGDEVLQQIAQVLRRQLQRASDHVYRVGGEEFAVLLDINEPPEKVQRFIEHMRAAVQALAIRHEGSPVGVVSISMGLVILRGLGATRSPAELYSQADTLLYKAKQAGRNQLVSQTLD; encoded by the coding sequence ATGCTTCTCACGCACCTTCGCCGACGTTTGCCCAAGCTGATGCGCCCGCTGGTACGGGCCCTGGCCTTGCTCGCCTTGCTGATGCTGCCTTGGCGCCTGATGGCCGCGGAGGCCCTCGCCCAGCCCCTGCCGGTGTCGGCGAGCCAGAGCGAAACGCCACTCGGGACCCACACCCAGGTTCTGGAAGACCCCCATGGCCAGTGGACACCCGCCACGCTGCCCCAGGCCAACGCGGCCTGGCAGCCCCGCGCCACACCATCGCTCAATTTCGGCTTTTCCAAGTCCGTCTGGTGGACGCGGGTGACGCTGCACAATGGCAGCTCACAGCCGGTCGAGCGCGTGCTGGACCTGGGCAGTTCGCTGGTAGACGAGGTGGACGTGCTTGTGCTGGGCCCGGATGGCCGCGAACGCCAGCACATGGCCAGCGGCGACCGACGCCCCTTCTCCAGCCGGGGCGAACCGGTGCGCACCATCGCCACGCGGCTGACCCTGCCACCTGGCGAAACCCTCACCGTGCTGATGCGCCTGGCCGCGCACGACGGGCTGCACGAGATCATCACCCCCACGTTGTGGACCCCTGCCGCCTTCGCCGAGCACAACCAGACCGAGACACTGTTCTTCGGCCTGTACTACGGTGTACTGGGCACGATGCTGCTCTACAACCTGTTTCTCTTCATCTCGACACGGCAAAGCACCTTCGGTTTTTACGTGGCCTACATCGGCAGCTTCCTGGCCTGGGGCCTGATCTTTCGGGGCTATGCCTTCCAGTACTGGTGGCCCGACGCACCCGACTTCAACAACCAGGTGCTGCCCGTCATTGTCAGCATGGTCTACCTGACACTGGGCCTGTTCCTGATGCGCTACATGGATACCCGCCACAGCGTGTCGCCCCGGCTGCACCGCATCGTGGCCACCTGTACCGCGGCCAATGGCCTCGGCATCCTGCCGGCCTTCATGGGCCTGTATGCCCTGGCCTTCGTGATCAACACCGTCCTGGGTCTGGCCTTGATCATCAGCCTGATCGTCACGGGCCACGTGCTGGTCTACCAGGGCTCGCGTCCGGCTCGGTACTTCGCCGCCGCGTTCGTGCTGCTGGCCGTCGCTGCCCTGATCTACTACCTGCGGGTGCTCGGCCTGGTACCGGCGAACGCCCTGACCGACAACATCGTGCAGGTCGGCTCGGCGGCCGAGGCCCTGATCCTGGCCTTTGGCCTGGCCGATCAGACAAACAGGCTCAAGACCGAAAAGCTGCAAGCCGAACGCGAGGCCCTGGCGGCCCAGACGGCCCTGAACACCCAGCTCGAATCGCTGGTGTCCAGCCGCACCCAGGAACTGGAAGCCGCCAACCAACGCCTGGCCAGCCTCTCGGTGACCGACGAACTGACCGGGGCGCACAACCGCCGCCAGTTCAACAAGGACCTGGCTGCCGCCGTGGCCCTGCACAGCCGCCACCACACGCCGCTGGCCCTGTGCCTGCTGGATGTGGATCATTTCAAGCTCTACAACGACCGCTACGGCCACCCGGCGGGTGACGAGGTCTTGCAACAGATCGCGCAGGTGCTGCGCCGGCAGCTGCAGCGCGCCAGCGACCACGTCTACCGTGTCGGCGGGGAAGAGTTCGCGGTGCTGCTGGACATCAACGAGCCCCCCGAGAAAGTGCAGCGCTTCATCGAGCACATGCGCGCGGCTGTCCAGGCCCTCGCGATCCGGCACGAGGGCAGCCCCGTGGGCGTGGTCAGCATCAGCATGGGGCTGGTGATCCTGCGAGGCCTGGGCGCCACCCGCAGCCCCGCCGAGCTCTACAGCCAGGCCGATACCCTGCTCTACAAGGCCAAGCAGGCCGGCCGCAACCAGCTTGTCAGCCAGACACTGGACTGA
- a CDS encoding diguanylate cyclase yields MTSVDVLSSGDTAPSVPDQAELVDRTIANGFVWLTFPRELEVRFLREGASKRFLMMVVAGLASIVLFAGVIIADFLMMRSVVPLALFIRGLMYGPVIVAGLLVARRLNKPALNEWLIAGAGVWATLLQSCIILQGSGPWAVARVVELNIIVVYTCALARFWPAVALAATVGAVHAFLVTTVPDATGVLIPTTTLLMVTSTAFVLYGNYKLEHDERTAFLLDAREQALHAELTATNKRLTHMATTDVLTQVANRRYFEGFLAECWQRAQAQGRVLSLMVLDVDYFKLYNDLYGHQAGDRCLVGVARALESCIRRPGDLVARWGGEEFVVVMMDTDMDAAAAAAERIRDAVARLGLAHQGSGCSSHVTLSGGCVTMRPQAHGEWTQLVQMADEALYRAKAAGRDRIVVTADDAMPEVKVGAV; encoded by the coding sequence TTGACAAGCGTTGACGTCCTTTCATCTGGCGACACGGCACCCAGCGTGCCTGACCAGGCTGAACTGGTTGATCGCACGATCGCCAATGGCTTTGTCTGGCTGACGTTTCCCCGCGAGCTGGAGGTGCGCTTTCTGCGCGAAGGTGCGTCCAAGCGTTTCCTGATGATGGTGGTTGCCGGGCTGGCATCCATCGTGCTGTTTGCGGGGGTCATCATTGCCGACTTCCTCATGATGCGCAGCGTGGTGCCATTGGCCCTGTTCATCCGTGGCCTCATGTACGGGCCGGTCATCGTGGCGGGCCTGCTGGTGGCACGCAGGCTGAACAAGCCTGCGCTCAACGAATGGCTGATTGCTGGCGCGGGTGTGTGGGCGACCTTGCTGCAGTCCTGCATCATCTTGCAGGGCTCGGGGCCCTGGGCCGTGGCGCGCGTGGTTGAGCTCAACATCATTGTCGTCTACACGTGTGCGCTGGCCCGCTTCTGGCCGGCCGTCGCGCTGGCCGCCACGGTGGGGGCGGTGCACGCCTTTCTGGTCACCACCGTACCGGATGCGACCGGGGTACTGATCCCGACGACGACCTTGCTGATGGTGACCAGCACGGCCTTTGTGCTGTATGGAAACTACAAGCTCGAGCACGACGAGCGCACGGCCTTCCTGCTGGATGCGCGCGAGCAGGCCCTGCACGCGGAGCTGACTGCCACCAACAAGCGGTTGACGCACATGGCCACCACCGACGTCCTGACCCAGGTGGCCAACCGCCGCTACTTCGAGGGCTTTCTGGCCGAGTGCTGGCAACGCGCCCAGGCGCAAGGCCGCGTGCTGTCGCTGATGGTGCTCGACGTGGACTACTTCAAGCTTTACAATGACCTGTACGGCCATCAGGCTGGGGACCGTTGCCTGGTCGGCGTGGCGCGCGCCCTGGAGAGCTGCATCCGTCGCCCGGGCGATCTGGTGGCCCGCTGGGGGGGCGAGGAGTTCGTGGTCGTGATGATGGACACCGACATGGATGCAGCGGCTGCCGCGGCAGAGCGCATCCGCGACGCGGTGGCGCGCCTGGGGCTGGCACACCAAGGCTCAGGCTGCTCATCGCATGTGACGCTCAGTGGCGGCTGCGTGACCATGAGGCCGCAAGCCCACGGCGAATGGACCCAGCTGGTGCAGATGGCTGATGAGGCGCTTTACCGCGCCAAGGCGGCGGGGCGTGATCGCATCGTCGTGACGGCGGATGACGCCATGCCCGAGGTGAAAGTGGGGGCCGTCTGA
- a CDS encoding thiamine pyrophosphate-binding protein has protein sequence MKKTGAQLVRHALEQLGIRHTFGIPGVHNTEIYDQLASSSVVTPIRVNHEGCGAFMADAVSRTNDFNGALLIVPAAGTALAMAGIGEAFLDGIPLLVISGGTRTDTGYSYQLHELDQLELVKPFTKGAWRITEHKQIVPTFYEAWRLANSGEPGPVFIEIPVNLQLFPGEVDELPTFVRPAPPQPLLDEGTRATVKQAAQLLRQARKPGLFVGWGGVHGSTLTQELAELLQAPVSTTLQGLSAFPAQHPLHAGMSMGPAAVPAAENAFADCDVLLAIGTRFGEIATGSYGIKPTWDLIHVDINPAVFNANYEARLCIEGDAAAVVRGLIDELKQQPGDAAQTQARQARGQAVRQQIARDKQAYIAEWQGHDSGARVNPQRFFAALRSQLPDDGYLVTDDGNHTFLVAELFETRGSRHLITPTDFNCMGYCVPAAVGIKLTHPDKQVVGIVGDGAFLMTGLELLTATEHQLGVVCYVFNDGELSQISQAQKLPFNRKACTVLPEVRFKGIADAVGAHYLRMDGHSDIAAIIGQAQTLSAQGQPVIVDVMIDYSKQTRFTKGILRTNLMRMDLGNKLRMIGRAAWRRVATPE, from the coding sequence ATGAAAAAGACCGGCGCCCAACTCGTTCGCCACGCCCTGGAACAACTCGGCATCCGCCACACCTTCGGCATCCCCGGCGTGCACAACACCGAGATCTATGACCAGCTCGCCAGTTCGTCGGTGGTCACACCCATTCGCGTCAACCACGAGGGCTGCGGCGCCTTCATGGCCGACGCGGTCAGCCGCACCAACGATTTCAACGGCGCCCTGCTGATCGTGCCCGCAGCCGGCACCGCCCTGGCCATGGCCGGCATCGGCGAGGCCTTCCTGGATGGCATCCCGCTGCTGGTGATCTCGGGCGGCACCCGCACCGACACGGGCTACAGCTACCAGCTGCACGAGCTGGATCAACTCGAGCTGGTCAAGCCCTTCACCAAGGGCGCCTGGCGCATCACCGAGCACAAGCAGATCGTGCCCACCTTCTACGAGGCCTGGCGCCTGGCCAATTCGGGCGAGCCCGGCCCCGTATTCATCGAGATACCGGTCAACCTGCAGCTCTTCCCTGGCGAGGTGGACGAGCTGCCCACTTTCGTGCGCCCCGCCCCGCCGCAGCCCTTGCTGGATGAGGGCACACGCGCCACCGTGAAGCAGGCCGCACAGTTGCTGCGGCAGGCGCGCAAGCCCGGCCTGTTCGTGGGCTGGGGCGGTGTGCATGGCAGCACCTTGACGCAAGAACTGGCCGAGCTGCTGCAAGCCCCGGTGAGCACCACCTTGCAGGGCTTGAGCGCCTTCCCGGCCCAGCACCCGCTGCATGCCGGCATGAGCATGGGCCCTGCCGCCGTGCCCGCCGCTGAGAACGCCTTTGCCGACTGCGACGTGCTGCTGGCCATCGGCACACGCTTTGGCGAGATCGCCACCGGCAGCTATGGCATCAAACCCACCTGGGACCTGATCCACGTCGACATCAACCCGGCCGTGTTCAACGCCAACTACGAGGCCCGCCTGTGCATCGAAGGGGATGCCGCCGCCGTGGTCCGAGGCCTGATCGACGAACTCAAACAGCAACCGGGTGACGCCGCACAGACCCAAGCACGGCAAGCTCGCGGCCAGGCGGTGCGCCAGCAGATCGCCCGCGACAAGCAGGCCTACATCGCCGAATGGCAAGGCCATGACAGCGGCGCGCGCGTCAACCCGCAACGCTTCTTTGCTGCCTTGCGCAGCCAGCTGCCCGACGATGGCTACCTGGTCACCGACGACGGCAACCACACCTTCCTGGTGGCCGAGCTGTTCGAGACCCGCGGCAGCCGCCACCTCATCACCCCCACCGACTTCAATTGCATGGGCTATTGCGTGCCCGCTGCGGTGGGCATCAAGCTCACCCACCCTGACAAGCAGGTCGTGGGCATCGTGGGCGATGGCGCCTTCCTGATGACCGGGCTGGAGTTGCTGACTGCCACCGAGCACCAACTGGGCGTGGTCTGCTATGTGTTCAACGACGGCGAACTGTCGCAGATCTCGCAGGCGCAAAAGCTGCCCTTCAACCGCAAGGCCTGCACCGTGCTGCCTGAAGTGCGCTTCAAGGGCATTGCCGATGCGGTCGGTGCGCATTACCTGCGCATGGACGGCCACAGCGACATCGCGGCCATCATCGGGCAGGCCCAGACCTTGTCCGCCCAGGGCCAGCCGGTGATCGTGGACGTCATGATCGACTACAGCAAGCAGACCCGCTTCACCAAAGGCATCCTGCGCACCAACCTCATGCGCATGGACCTGGGCAACAAGCTGCGCATGATCGGGCGCGCCGCCTGGCGCCGTGTGGCCACCCCTGAGTGA